The Plasmodium falciparum 3D7 genome assembly, chromosome: 3 nucleotide sequence ATAGTCGAGAAATGGAAATTTAGAGACTGGAATGAATGTGACTACAGTACAGTAACAGTGGAATTTATAAGTGTAAAAGAAAATCACACAAAGTTAAAGCTcacacataataatataccagcaagcaataaatataacgaaggtacataaaaaattaaaagaggCACTAAAGGAATCACTAAAAGAagcacataaataaataaataaataaatatatatatatatatatatatatatatatatatatatatgtatccaTTGGAACAGtagaaaagatatatatttttacaaattcAACATGTCacaatttataaatttttttttttttttttttttttttcatattttaggTGGTGTTTTGGAAAGGTGCAAAAATGGATGGACACAAAActttttacataatatagaAGTTATATTAGGATATccgaaaaagaaataaaaaaaaaaaaaaaaaaaaacgaaaaacATCAAAGATGAAGACATCGTGAGGTTTATAAGGAAatgatatatcaaaaaaaaaaaaatatatatataacaatatgtacaaatattatgtatacacatatgtacaaatatattatttttattataattttttttctaatataaattcaacttttttattaattaaactTTTTGTAGCTAAGCAAAGAATATTTAAAcctttatatgtttttataaaccaaaatatattaaaaggttgaaataaatatatttcattttaactatatagtttatatatatatatatatatatatatatatatatattattgtaaaaattatatattttataaatatcccTTTTTCTCGGCTTAAATTTGTTCTTTTTGTATTCTTCAAAATATTGatgatatacatacatatatataactagATCATGGAAGAAAAACGTttcgtatatataattttccttttttcttttttttttttatattatttaactcataaatttttataaaataattaaaaggaGAGAAAAAAGCATGATACAAACggtaacataaatatatatatatatatatatatatatatatatatatatgtttatatatatgtttatattttatttttgatttaaacgtataatttataagtactcataaatatattggaaACTGGTCAAAGAgataaaatgaaagaaatatataattattatatatttattaattattaagttcttttatatatatataataatatatatggattCATACCGATtacccatatatatatatatatatatatatatattacatatatatttatattataagcctatcatcttcttcatatataaaaaaatatatatatagtcatAATAAAAGGTAtggtattatttataaatatttcatatgaCACAATATTtgcatatacatacatatatatatatatatatatatataatatatatatatatttattttatatacgtATAATCTTTtcctatttaaaaaaaaaataaaataaaaaataaagccttcattatattttataattatatgattaaTCTTTgcctttatttatttatttatttatctatctatgaataattattatttttttttttttttttttttttttttttctaaaataaattaaaaacaaatgaGATAAATGAAGAGatccataataataaaactttgtataatattaaatacaatttaaatattttgtaaaaacaaaataaatattttaaagccCCCCCtctttcttcttcttattcttcttcttattattattcttcttcatttttcttgtaatacatatataaatatatgtatatataaaataaaaaaaatacttataaagtactaatatatataagcagATTTTAAATTGCTTCCCATTtgtaagaataaatatataaatcttaGTTTTATGATAGGATAAATttgtgaatttttttttttttttttctattattaaGGGGGGGGGAcagaaaaatcaaaaaaaaaaataaaaaaataaatatatatatatatattttttttttttccatttatgtatatatgcatTGTACcatattacatttttgaaACGTTGAGATATCCATAAAGTGATAAATGTTaggacaaaaaaaatatcttatttatatgggaaaagaagaaaaaagttaaagttgtaatattatattatcacaataatataacacaaaaatataatatatatatataatatatatataatatatataatatatatatttatatatttatgtaatattttttttcactcCCCCCCCCCCCTacctttaataatatatgttcatataatatataatgtcaATAATATGCACCATAAGTGGCCAGACACCTGAAGAACCTGTTATAAGTAAAACGGGATATATTTTTGAGAAAAGATTAATTGAGAAACACATAATTAATTATGGTATATGTCCTGTAAGTGGTGAAGTTTTAACACTAGAAGATTTATAtccaataaaaaatgaaaagataGTCAAACCTAGACCTATTACGGCTAGTAGTATTCCTGGATTATTATCCATTTTTCAAACCGAATGGGATTCGATTATATCAGAAATGTTTAGCCTAAGAACACATGTTAATGATATACGTAATGAATTAAGCCATAGCTTGTATCAATATGATGCTGCTACTAGGGTTATAgctaaattattaaaagagaaaaatggttataaagaagaaatagaaaatttaaaaaaacaaattttcCAATTAAAAAGTAGTAATGATCTCGATATTTATGAAATAGGattaaatgaagaattattagaaaaaatgCAAAATGTTGCAAaagatttattaattaatagaaaaaaaagaaaaatagatAATGTATGTTCTGTTGAACAATGGAAAGATTTCAAAAATACTAATGAATTTAATATTCACTCATCAACCATACCAGGAGTAACATGTATTACATTAgatgttaataaatataaatataattataatgatgatcaTATGAAACATAATTTCTTCTCAGGAGGTAATGATGGAAATGTTTATTATGTTTCGCTAAACGATAATAAAATCTTATCAAAATTACAAggacatttaaaaaaagtaaacTCAATTATTTCACACCCCTccaattttatatgtataacagCATCTAACGATAAAACTATAAGAATATGGAAAGGTGACGACAATAATGTACATCATAATGATAATGGCGACAGTgatagtgataataataataataataacgatAATGATGGTAGTcatcttaataataatgaatatatatatgataactACCAATTTGTCTCTGCGCATGTTATAACCAAACATAAAGATCATGTTACTTCATTAGCTTTACATCCTTtggaaaattattttattagcTCTTCCAAAGACAGTATGTGGATTCTACATGATCTAGAAACTGCCAAAACTATAAAAACGTCAAAAGATAATCCAAGCTCTTTTAAACATCTAGCCATACACCCAGATGGTATGATGTTTGGTATAGCAGCACAAGATTCTAATATACATATCTATGATATTAAAAGTCAAGAATATAAAGCAACATTAAATGGACATACCAAATCTTTAAATTGTTTATCCTTTAGTGAAAACGGTTATTATTTAGCATCATCTTCAAAAGACAATACAGTCAAATTGTGGGACTTGAGAAAAGCTCAAAGTTTTCAAACTATAACGTTAAATGAAACACccaattttatttcttttgatTATTCAGGAAAGTATCTATCCATAGCTGTAGAAAatgatatacaaatatataattttgaaaCCAAAAATCAAGCCAATctaataaaaacattatcCTCCCATACAGATATAGTTACGCAAACATGCTTTGGTAGTACCACCTCATATATATTGTCAAGTTCAATGgataaaacaataaaactTTGGAATTAAATTGGAAACaaccaaaaaaattaaagttgTATcctattcttttttttataatatatatattttatcattttacaaatttgatatataccacatatatatatatatatatatataaatatatatatatatgaatatatatacatatacatttaaccttattattaataatacattaatttatatgttgtcatcataatatgtatataaaatgaattcacaattttttttatttttattttataaatattttatttttttttccattgtacatttttgatatttttcattttatttttttttttttttgaaactataaacaaattttttttaaatatccattttaatattataaaataaaagtaggtatatatatataatatatatatataatatatatatataatatatatatgtatatttttttttttaaagatggAATAGATAATTAAAATTGGAATAtctaaaatttaaaaaataaaaaataaaaaataaaaatcgaatgttataataatattatatatatatagaacaattttaaaaaaaaataacaatatgaatatttttaatatattcctagaagtttctttatttttttattttgttgtgTGTGTGCAATACTGAACACATACCATTTcggtaatattataattatgtatataaataaataaatatatttatatatatatattatatatatatatatatatatatatatatatatatatatatatatatatttatggtatataattttctttttttttttaatataaatattttcttccaaaaatatatattctttaaattaaataaatataaaaatatacataaaaaaatatatttttatatacaacaTATTAATGGTAACCACtctaacaatatatatatatatatatattattttaattaaatattatacaacaacgggaaaaaaaaaaaaaaaaaaaaaaattaaactcAATTACtattttagaaaataatattatatatatatataatatatcccTTCTTTTAGACagaagtaaatatatatattttttattcttctaCATTCCAAATATATACtgcattatttaattatttattttaaaatgttatGTTATGTGAtgtatcttttattttttatttttttattttttttttttttttttttttcttttttaatcaCTCTCTCTTTTAAtagacatatataaaaatttttaaataaaaaaaacttaaTAGTATTGTTTTCGTTTTAGGACTGTTCAAGtacattcttttttatattctatatattttttttttttaatgacatacatacatatgtatatatatatatatgtgtatatagtGTAATgttcttaaaaatattatgaacagtCAGAATATATTCTATACATGCAATAGGAAATGTagctatatatttatattcacatCAACAACTAGCTAAAaatttcaatatatttataaaatatttgcacatatacacatatatttttatttttatttttattttatttttttttttttcgtttccATTCCTTTTTATGGTCaacatattattaagaaaaaaaaaataaaaacattaatGCAAACATGAAAGGTAGCACAAAAATTCCActcatgaaaaaaatgaacccTCATGTATTAACAAAGAATAACTTAATAGCtagtaaaaatatgaatactaAAAATGATCAAAATTACCTGAATCCTTCAGAATATTCTGAACAGGCaagaaataatgataatacaaTTTGTGAAAGTGTATATGAAAATGCATGTTCTCCTGACAATGAAACATTTGATTTTGTTAATGAAAACTTTAATGATGATTCAAATGAGGATATGTTTCCTTACGAatcatatatgaataaagaaaaaaattataaaaataagcaAATGCTAGAAAGTGAGGAATTAATATTTCAGAATGAAATGTTAAGAAATGTATTTAAGAGTtctcaaaaaattaaagaaatgcAAAGGGAATTATTTAATGTTGatacaaaaaattttatcCCAGTAGTATATCCTGTGGAAAATAAGAACGGCGCTTATTCTATACCTCGAgattattcaaaaaatattgataCAGTCGAAACGATCGACATGgttcataataatgataaagcACATTGTGCAgtgaaaaataagaaatgtCCAAATGATAATAGTGCTGATgtacaaaataatgaaaaaaataataatttatatgataaatatgaagGTAAGATAACGataaaaaaggataatacacaacaatataatataaaaagtaataaaaataaagaatccATTTTAAAATCTAAATTGGATTCACATGCATCAAGAATAGGAGAAATAAAAGTTAACattgatgatataaaaacgGGCCTGTTATCTTATTATTCAAATGTATTTTCATTAGATGAATATGATATAGAGGATaggataaatattttaagatatggtgaaaaaacaaaaaatacatctgatttgaataatataaaatattcgtATGAGATGAACGATATACCTATAAAAccatcatatttttatgacaATAGTAAATTACATAATTCTTCTTATACatcttatgaaaaaaaatatatacccaATGATTATTACTATAAGGATAATGAAATAGGAAATTATGATCATTTAAAAGGTAGCAAATCAATAGATACCTATAATAATcaagatattaaaaattctTTATATGAAAACATGAGTAAATCTGTAAACAAATATGATCATTATGGACAAATTGCAGAACTTTTAACtagtttaaaaaataaatgtgatGATGCCAATTTTAAAGTTCAAGATTTGTCTTCGAGGTTTTGTAAGTACGAAAACCCCGACAACCGTTTTTGGGTTCACAATCTCGTACCAGaggtaaaataaataaatatatatatatatatatatgtatatttttttttatgtatatgctttacatatttttacacattattatcatgtcacataatattaattaaactatatttatatataatgcacttctatatgtatataccAATTTTTCAGCATTTAAGAAAACCAGCCTTATATAAAGATGATGATCTTAGAAAGCATTTAGTCGTCACGTACTCTCAGCTATTCAATGAAGCtatgttaaataaaaaaaagatcgaagctttagaaaaaaaactacatattttaaaattaagagtaaaatgttttaaaaatggATATAAAATGGAAACAAGGAATGCATTATGAAGTTCATACCtctatatgaaaaaaaaaaaaaaaaaaggttatatatatcttataaatatatttatctattttatatggtacatatatgtgtatattatttattttttataattttatatacataaaaataatacatatatatatatatatataattcataaacataaacccatttttatattacaattttGTAATGTAACGTGGTATATTGTTATAACgtgtttaaaaatatttaaaaaatgaaatataaataaaaaaaaaaataataataataaataaataaataaatatatatatatatatatatgtatatattatataccaatttgtgtgtatttttttttttttcctaccttctatttacaaataatatatataatactatttccatataattattattaaatgtgtagtattctttatttttttggaaatatgaaattatgaaaaaatatataaaaaaattaaaatccTTTTTGTATTAACGATACACAATGGGAATATTgtaagtaaataaataaataaataaatatatatatatatatatatatttatttatttatatgtatgtaaggATATACCGTTTAATAATAAGTTTATAGaaaagatgataaaaataaatctgTTCAATTATATCAGAGCAACAAGTTGTTATggcaatttttttattttgaaaagaTACAAGAGTCATATAAATTCAGTATCCATATTGCAGCAATTTTATAATAGATTGCCTATAcgaaaaaagtatataaaagCCATAAAAAAAGGGACTCTTATTTGGGATAAAGGCCaagtaaaaatttaaaagaatcaacaaatatgtacataaaaataaataaatataaatataaatatatatgtatatatttatttatttatttatgtgcgTGTTGAtagtatgtatttttttttttttcttttcttttatatatatattaggtCAAGATACCACCTTTAAAAATCGAAGGATATGACCCCCCCAAAAAATGCCTCTCTCCCTTAgttaaaaatagaaataatcAATATCGAGGAAAATTTGAGAATTTAAAATCTCACCGTGTTGAATTTCAGGACTGATTAATTAAAAGGGAACACatagaaattataaaacatatatatatatatatatgtatatatttatatgtatatatttttatgtatatatttatatgtatatatttatatatttatatatatgtttgtttgATATGACTTTAAAACccttatattcattataccattaaatgaaataataaaataatttgaacaatatatatatatatatatatatatttgtacctatattttttatttatttaatatgtatctttaaaaacaaacaatttttaaaaacgtgccaactaaaaaaataattaattaagcatataagaaaaaaaaaaaaataaaataaaaaaaaaaaaaaaaaaaaaaaattttattttattcatattagacataacaaaaaattaagCAAATTCAAAATTTATGTTTTCCCATTGTCGataaaaaaatgtgaaaattaaaaattaatataaacacacaaaaattaataaataaaaataaataaataaatatatatatatatattaatatttatatttccatttttttatttatattttattatttttttttattttttattttttatttttttttattttttctatttttgtGAAGccttatttttcatattgtaTACCTTAACTCATCCCTCACAAAGGTACTATCATTTAACAATTCAAATGGAGGGTATATAGGAACCAAACTATCCTGATGACCTATGTAAacgttattatatattttccaatATATTTCTCTAACCTTTCTAGATGGATGAAATATTCCCTGAACCAGATACTGAAAAATAATAGCTGGTCCTAGAGCAACTCTGAACCCATCAATAGAATCTATTACTGCTTGTATTAGATGTGGAGATGTTTCAAAAATGTTTGGCCatacataatttaataaatgtattaatgCATCTTGACGATTCAAACCAAAACATCCTAAAGCTAAATGCTTACATGCCCAAGTTGCTATTTGTCTATGTACAAGATCTCTATCCATTAATGCATGTTCTAATAATGTAACA carries:
- a CDS encoding activator of Hsp90 ATPase, putative, translated to MSFEITEEYYVPPEVLFNAFTDAYTLTRLSRGSLAEVDLKVGGKFSLFSGSILGEFTEITKPHKIVEKWKFRDWNECDYSTVTVEFISVKENHTKLKLTHNNIPASNKYNEGGVLERCKNGWTQNFLHNIEVILGYPKKK
- a CDS encoding pre-mRNA-processing factor 19, putative; this translates as MSIICTISGQTPEEPVISKTGYIFEKRLIEKHIINYGICPVSGEVLTLEDLYPIKNEKIVKPRPITASSIPGLLSIFQTEWDSIISEMFSLRTHVNDIRNELSHSLYQYDAATRVIAKLLKEKNGYKEEIENLKKQIFQLKSSNDLDIYEIGLNEELLEKMQNVAKDLLINRKKRKIDNVCSVEQWKDFKNTNEFNIHSSTIPGVTCITLDVNKYKYNYNDDHMKHNFFSGGNDGNVYYVSLNDNKILSKLQGHLKKVNSIISHPSNFICITASNDKTIRIWKGDDNNVHHNDNGDSDSDNNNNNNDNDGSHLNNNEYIYDNYQFVSAHVITKHKDHVTSLALHPLENYFISSSKDSMWILHDLETAKTIKTSKDNPSSFKHLAIHPDGMMFGIAAQDSNIHIYDIKSQEYKATLNGHTKSLNCLSFSENGYYLASSSKDNTVKLWDLRKAQSFQTITLNETPNFISFDYSGKYLSIAVENDIQIYNFETKNQANLIKTLSSHTDIVTQTCFGSTTSYILSSSMDKTIKLWN